A DNA window from Methylocystis heyeri contains the following coding sequences:
- a CDS encoding pyrimidine 5'-nucleotidase: MRRLQEGARSQAERIAARFAGIDTFVFDLDNTLYPPSSDLWPKIDDRITLFMMRLFGLDSLSLRALQKHYYLQYGTTLRGLMTEHGVDAATYLHYVHDIDRSSLEPDHTLAAAIAALPGRKLILTNGSRDHAVKTARQLGLDHLFEDIFDIIAADFVAKPDPGVYARFFEKHAVEPKRAALFEDIARNLIVPHQHGMTTVLVTPREGEILERESWEVAHGSEPHVDFVTEDLCGFLERIVASVRTTDF; the protein is encoded by the coding sequence ATGCGCCGCCTGCAGGAGGGAGCCCGATCTCAGGCGGAACGGATAGCCGCGCGGTTCGCCGGGATCGACACTTTCGTGTTCGATCTCGACAACACGCTTTATCCGCCGTCGTCCGATCTTTGGCCGAAGATAGACGATCGGATAACGCTTTTCATGATGAGGCTGTTCGGTCTGGACAGCCTGTCCCTGCGCGCGCTGCAGAAACATTATTATCTGCAATATGGAACCACCTTGCGCGGTCTCATGACCGAGCACGGCGTCGATGCGGCGACCTATCTGCATTACGTGCATGATATCGATCGCTCCTCGCTCGAGCCCGATCACACCCTGGCGGCCGCCATTGCGGCTCTGCCGGGACGCAAGCTCATTCTCACCAACGGCTCCCGCGACCATGCGGTCAAGACGGCGCGGCAATTGGGGCTCGATCATCTTTTCGAGGACATTTTCGACATCATCGCCGCGGATTTCGTGGCGAAGCCGGACCCAGGCGTCTACGCTCGCTTCTTTGAAAAACACGCAGTGGAGCCGAAACGCGCCGCGCTGTTCGAAGACATCGCGCGCAATCTTATAGTTCCGCATCAGCATGGCATGACGACGGTGCTGGTCACGCCTCGCGAAGGGGAGATTCTGGAGCGCGAATCCTGGGAAGTCGCCCATGGCTCGGAGCCGCATGTGGACTTCGTGACCGAAGATCTCTGCGGCTTCCTGGAGCGGATCGTCGCGTCCGTCCGGACGACGGATTTTTAA
- a CDS encoding EF-hand domain-containing protein: MRCQTGFLLIALSCWWISPARAQSNDPAPHRRDFVVDTAAEWGGQGGVYTCQQWRAYVTRMYRIGDPRRRGYIDAAGFELIRKASPVFENASFDYFDVENKGRVSQKDFIEFESPFFARFDRNHTCHITMNDVRAASETKAAPQQPAERSGGGRGGGMMGGGMGGGGFGGR, encoded by the coding sequence ATGCGCTGCCAGACCGGCTTTCTTCTTATCGCCTTGTCATGCTGGTGGATTTCCCCGGCGCGGGCCCAGAGCAACGATCCGGCGCCGCACAGGCGTGACTTCGTGGTGGACACCGCAGCCGAATGGGGCGGCCAGGGCGGCGTCTACACCTGCCAGCAATGGCGCGCCTACGTCACCCGCATGTATCGCATCGGCGACCCACGGCGCCGCGGCTATATCGACGCCGCCGGCTTCGAGCTGATCCGGAAAGCCAGTCCCGTGTTCGAGAACGCGAGCTTCGATTATTTCGACGTCGAGAACAAAGGCCGCGTCTCGCAAAAAGATTTCATCGAGTTCGAAAGCCCGTTCTTCGCCCGCTTCGACAGAAACCACACCTGCCACATCACCATGAACGACGTCCGCGCCGCCAGCGAAACCAAGGCGGCGCCGCAGCAGCCGGCCGAGCGCTCCGGAGGAGGCCGAGGCGGCGGAATGATGGGCGGCGGGATGGGCGGCGGCGGGTTCGGCGGGCGTTGA
- the queF gene encoding preQ(1) synthase yields the protein MTKTHQGPALLGEKAPLPASPDEAELDLVPNPHPGETYLVRFTAPEFTSLCPVTGQPDFAHIVIDYAPGEWLVESKSLKLYLGSFRNHGAFHEDCTLRIALDLKNAMSPRWLRIGGYWYPRGGIPIDVFWQSSEPPQGLWLPDQGVPPYRGRG from the coding sequence ATGACCAAAACCCACCAAGGCCCGGCTCTTCTCGGCGAAAAGGCGCCCCTCCCCGCTTCGCCCGACGAGGCCGAACTCGACCTCGTCCCCAACCCCCATCCGGGGGAGACTTATCTGGTGCGTTTCACCGCCCCGGAATTCACTTCGCTGTGTCCGGTGACCGGGCAGCCGGATTTTGCGCATATCGTCATCGATTATGCGCCGGGCGAGTGGCTGGTGGAGTCGAAATCGCTCAAGCTTTATCTCGGCAGTTTCCGCAATCACGGCGCCTTTCACGAGGACTGCACTCTGCGCATCGCCCTCGATCTGAAAAACGCCATGTCGCCCCGATGGTTGCGGATTGGCGGCTACTGGTATCCGCGCGGCGGGATTCCCATCGACGTTTTTTGGCAGAGCTCCGAGCCGCCGCAAGGTCTTTGGCTGCCCGACCAGGGAGTTCCTCCCTATCGCGGCCGCGGTTGA
- the eno gene encoding phosphopyruvate hydratase, producing MTEIIDIHAREILDSRGNPTVEVDVTLEDGSTGRAAVPSGASTGAHEAVEKRDGDPKRFLGKGVLAAVQSVNDEISSALMGFEAEEQVAVDEAMIELDGTANKSRLGANAILGVSLAVAKAAAEASALPLYRYIGGTQARVLPTPMMNIINGGVHADNPIDFQEFMVMPVGAPTVADAIRWGAEVFHTLKSALKKAGYNTAVGDEGGFAPNLPSAEAALDFIMKAIETAGFKPGVDICLATDAAATEFFKDGKYVYEGEKVTRTVAEQVEYLAKLVSSYPIVSVEDGMAEDDWLGWKLLTERIGKTVQIVGDDIFVTNVERLDEGIRQGVANSLLVKVNQIGTLTETLAAVDMAHRAGYTTVLSHRSGETEDSTIADIAVAVNSGQIKTGSLARSDRIAKYNQLIRIEEELGPTAVYAGLSALKALA from the coding sequence ATGACCGAGATCATCGACATCCACGCCCGCGAAATTCTCGATTCGCGCGGCAATCCCACCGTTGAGGTCGATGTCACGCTGGAGGACGGCTCCACCGGGCGCGCGGCGGTCCCCTCGGGAGCCTCGACGGGCGCCCATGAGGCGGTGGAAAAGCGCGACGGCGATCCCAAGCGCTTTCTCGGCAAGGGCGTGCTGGCGGCGGTCCAGAGCGTAAACGACGAAATCTCCAGCGCTTTGATGGGGTTCGAGGCCGAGGAGCAGGTGGCCGTCGACGAGGCCATGATCGAGCTGGACGGCACCGCCAACAAGTCGCGCCTCGGCGCCAACGCCATTCTGGGCGTGTCCCTGGCTGTCGCCAAGGCGGCCGCCGAGGCCTCGGCCCTGCCGCTCTATCGTTATATCGGCGGCACGCAGGCGCGCGTTCTCCCCACCCCCATGATGAACATCATCAATGGCGGGGTTCACGCCGACAATCCGATCGACTTCCAGGAATTCATGGTCATGCCGGTCGGGGCTCCGACCGTCGCCGACGCCATCCGCTGGGGCGCCGAGGTCTTCCACACCCTCAAGAGCGCGCTGAAAAAGGCCGGATACAACACCGCGGTCGGCGACGAGGGCGGATTTGCGCCCAATCTGCCTTCCGCTGAAGCCGCGCTGGACTTCATCATGAAGGCGATCGAAACCGCCGGCTTCAAGCCGGGCGTGGATATCTGCCTCGCCACCGACGCCGCCGCCACCGAGTTCTTCAAGGACGGAAAATACGTCTATGAGGGCGAGAAGGTGACGCGCACCGTCGCCGAACAGGTCGAATATCTCGCCAAGCTGGTCTCGTCCTATCCGATCGTCTCGGTCGAGGACGGCATGGCCGAAGACGACTGGCTGGGCTGGAAGCTGCTCACCGAAAGGATCGGCAAGACCGTCCAGATCGTGGGCGACGACATCTTCGTCACCAATGTCGAGCGTCTCGACGAGGGCATCAGGCAGGGCGTCGCCAATTCGCTGCTGGTCAAGGTCAATCAGATCGGCACGCTCACCGAAACCCTCGCCGCTGTGGATATGGCGCATCGGGCCGGCTACACCACGGTCCTCTCCCACCGCTCCGGCGAGACCGAGGATTCCACCATCGCCGACATCGCCGTCGCGGTGAACAGCGGCCAGATCAAGACCGGCTCGCTCGCCCGCTCCGACCGGATCGCGAAATACAACCAGCTCATCCGCATCGAGGAAGAGCTCGGACCGACGGCCGTTTACGCCGGCCTCAGCGCTTTGAAGGCGCTGGCTTAA
- a CDS encoding valine--tRNA ligase, which translates to MEKTFDPAAIEKRIRDEWEASGAFRAGRPERAGAEPYSIVIPPPNVTGSLHMGHALNNTLQDILARHARMQGKDVLWQPGTDHAGIATQMVVERQLAERQQPSRREMGREKFLECVWAWKAESGGTIVEQLKRLGASCDWSRERFTLDQGLSQAVVKVFVQLHREGLIYKDKRLVNWDPVLNTAISDLEVVPTEVKGHLWHFKYPLVTGDGQETGEFIVVATTRPETMLGDTGVAVHPDDERYQKLVGRRVRLPLVGRLIPIVADEYSDPEKGSGAVKITPAHDFNDFEVGKRHGLPLINVFDANANVTLAGNQAFIDGVASSAELDAAIGALDGLDRFKARARVVAMMDERGLLEQIADNTHMVPHGDRSHAVLEPRLTDQWYVDAKTLAQPALAAVRDGRTKFVPRNWEKTYFEWLENIQPWCISRQLWWGHRIPAWYDEEGNVFVAENEENAHIAAREKHGRDVALTRDEDVLDTWFSSALWPFSTLGWPEETRELERFYPTNVLVTGFDIIFFWVARMMMMGLHFRKEVPFHDVYIHALVRDEKGAKMSKSKGNVIDPLHLVSEYGADALRFTLAAMAAQGRDIKLATSRVEGYRNFATKLWNASRFAELNGCARVAGYDPAANKITLNRWIVTEAGRAAREITSAIEAYRFNDAANAAYRFVWNIFCDWYVELTKPLLQGEDGPAKDETRACTSFVLDQIYALLHPFMPFITEELWAIKGAEGEARENMLVLSSWPKLDGLDDAAAEDEVGWVVELITEIRSLRAEMNLPAGAEIALVIVGADQRIRERAASWEDTLKRLARLAGVTFAEAAPKSSAQIVVRGVVAALPLEGVIDLAAEAKRLDKEIEKLEGEVKKFDAKLANPGFLAKADEEVIEEHRERRDAALLRIEKLRAARGRLG; encoded by the coding sequence ATGGAAAAGACCTTCGATCCCGCCGCCATAGAGAAGCGCATCCGCGATGAGTGGGAGGCGTCGGGAGCCTTTCGCGCGGGAAGGCCCGAGCGGGCCGGCGCCGAACCCTATTCCATCGTCATTCCGCCGCCCAATGTCACGGGCTCGCTTCATATGGGCCATGCGCTCAACAACACGCTTCAGGACATTCTCGCCCGTCACGCGCGGATGCAGGGCAAGGACGTGCTGTGGCAGCCGGGCACGGATCATGCCGGCATAGCGACGCAAATGGTGGTCGAGCGGCAGCTCGCCGAGCGCCAGCAGCCCTCGCGTCGCGAGATGGGTCGCGAGAAATTCCTCGAGTGCGTTTGGGCCTGGAAGGCCGAATCCGGCGGAACCATCGTCGAGCAGTTGAAGCGCCTCGGCGCCTCCTGCGACTGGTCGCGCGAGCGCTTCACTCTGGATCAGGGGCTTTCGCAGGCGGTCGTGAAAGTCTTCGTTCAGCTCCATCGGGAGGGGCTGATCTACAAAGACAAGCGGCTGGTGAACTGGGATCCGGTCCTGAACACCGCGATTTCCGACCTCGAAGTCGTGCCGACCGAGGTCAAGGGACATCTGTGGCACTTCAAATATCCGCTGGTCACGGGCGACGGTCAGGAAACCGGCGAGTTCATCGTCGTGGCGACGACGCGGCCGGAGACCATGCTCGGCGACACCGGCGTGGCCGTCCATCCCGATGACGAGCGCTATCAAAAGCTGGTCGGGCGCCGGGTGCGCCTGCCGCTGGTCGGGCGGCTGATTCCCATCGTCGCCGACGAATACTCCGATCCAGAAAAAGGCTCGGGCGCGGTGAAAATCACGCCGGCGCACGATTTCAACGATTTCGAGGTCGGCAAGCGCCACGGCCTGCCGCTGATCAATGTGTTCGACGCCAACGCCAATGTGACGCTGGCGGGCAATCAGGCCTTTATCGACGGGGTCGCCTCTTCGGCCGAGCTCGACGCGGCTATCGGGGCCCTCGACGGCCTCGACCGTTTCAAGGCCCGCGCGCGCGTCGTGGCCATGATGGACGAGCGCGGCCTGCTCGAGCAGATCGCCGACAACACCCACATGGTTCCGCACGGCGACCGCTCCCACGCCGTGCTGGAGCCGCGCCTCACCGATCAATGGTATGTCGACGCCAAGACCCTGGCGCAGCCGGCGCTTGCGGCCGTGCGCGACGGCCGCACCAAATTCGTGCCCAGGAACTGGGAGAAGACCTATTTCGAGTGGCTGGAGAACATCCAGCCCTGGTGCATCTCGCGCCAGCTGTGGTGGGGCCATCGCATACCGGCGTGGTACGACGAGGAGGGCAATGTCTTCGTCGCCGAGAACGAGGAAAACGCCCACATCGCCGCGCGTGAAAAACACGGCCGCGACGTGGCCCTGACGCGCGACGAGGACGTGCTGGACACCTGGTTCTCGTCAGCGTTGTGGCCGTTCTCGACGCTCGGCTGGCCGGAAGAAACACGAGAGCTCGAGCGCTTCTATCCCACCAACGTCCTCGTCACCGGTTTCGACATCATCTTCTTCTGGGTCGCCCGAATGATGATGATGGGCCTGCATTTCAGGAAGGAAGTCCCCTTCCACGACGTCTATATCCACGCCCTCGTCCGCGACGAGAAGGGCGCCAAGATGTCGAAATCCAAGGGCAACGTCATCGATCCCCTGCATCTCGTCTCGGAATACGGCGCCGACGCGCTGCGCTTCACGCTGGCGGCGATGGCGGCGCAGGGCAGGGACATCAAGCTCGCGACCAGCCGCGTCGAAGGCTACCGCAACTTCGCCACCAAGCTCTGGAACGCCTCGCGCTTCGCCGAGCTCAACGGCTGCGCCCGGGTCGCGGGCTATGATCCCGCCGCCAACAAGATCACGCTCAACCGCTGGATCGTCACCGAGGCGGGCCGCGCGGCGCGGGAAATCACCTCGGCGATCGAGGCCTATCGCTTCAACGACGCCGCCAACGCCGCTTACCGGTTTGTCTGGAACATCTTCTGCGACTGGTATGTCGAGCTGACCAAGCCCCTGCTGCAGGGCGAGGACGGACCGGCCAAGGACGAGACCCGCGCCTGCACCAGCTTCGTGCTGGATCAGATCTACGCCCTGCTGCACCCCTTCATGCCCTTCATCACCGAGGAGCTTTGGGCGATCAAGGGCGCCGAAGGCGAGGCGAGGGAGAACATGCTCGTGCTGTCTTCCTGGCCGAAGCTGGACGGGCTCGACGACGCTGCAGCCGAGGATGAGGTCGGCTGGGTGGTCGAGCTCATCACCGAGATACGATCCCTGCGCGCCGAGATGAACCTTCCCGCCGGCGCCGAGATCGCCCTCGTCATCGTGGGGGCCGATCAACGCATCCGTGAGCGCGCCGCCTCCTGGGAGGATACGCTCAAGCGGCTCGCGCGGCTCGCAGGCGTGACCTTCGCCGAGGCCGCGCCGAAGAGCAGCGCCCAGATCGTGGTGCGCGGCGTCGTCGCCGCTTTGCCGCTCGAAGGCGTGATCGACCTCGCCGCAGAGGCGAAGCGCCTCGACAAGGAAATCGAAAAGCTCGAGGGCGAGGTGAAGAAATTCGACGCCAAGCTCGCCAATCCGGGCTTCCTCGCCAAGGCCGACGAGGAGGTTATCGAGGAGCACCGCGAACGCCGCGACGCCGCTCTCCTGCGCATCGAGAAGCTGCGCGCCGCAAGGGGACGGCTCGGATAA
- a CDS encoding lytic murein transglycosylase, whose protein sequence is MKPTSLSPVALKGGFLLSLLFALPASAAPCGRDPAGFESWVAGFRSEAVGEGVSEATVDAALRGVSYNRSVILRDRAQGIFHQSFEQFSRRLLSPSRIAKGKALLQRHAALLGRIEQEYGVPGAVLVAIWGLETGFGADNGNFRSFDALATLAYDCRRSERFRAELLDALRIVDRGYMSPAQMRGDWAGEIGQTQFLPSSYLKYAVDFDRDGKRDLIRNIPDALASTANFLKANGWRRGAGWDEGQPNFPVLLEWNKARVYGETIARFADMLAGGSGGGAE, encoded by the coding sequence ATGAAGCCGACGTCTCTTTCCCCGGTTGCGCTGAAGGGCGGGTTCTTGCTGTCGCTTCTGTTCGCTTTGCCGGCTTCCGCTGCGCCCTGCGGGCGCGACCCCGCGGGGTTTGAAAGCTGGGTCGCCGGCTTCAGAAGCGAGGCCGTCGGCGAAGGCGTCTCGGAGGCGACGGTCGACGCCGCCTTGCGCGGGGTCTCCTATAACCGTTCGGTCATTTTGCGGGACCGGGCGCAGGGAATCTTCCACCAGAGTTTCGAGCAATTCTCCCGCCGCCTGCTGAGCCCCTCGCGGATCGCAAAAGGAAAGGCGCTGTTGCAGCGCCATGCGGCGCTCCTCGGCCGTATCGAGCAGGAATATGGCGTCCCCGGCGCGGTTCTCGTGGCGATCTGGGGACTGGAGACCGGCTTTGGCGCCGACAACGGCAATTTCCGCAGCTTCGACGCGCTCGCCACCCTCGCTTATGACTGCCGGCGATCCGAGCGCTTTCGCGCGGAACTGCTGGACGCGCTGAGGATCGTGGACAGAGGCTACATGTCTCCTGCGCAGATGCGCGGGGATTGGGCCGGCGAGATCGGCCAGACCCAGTTCCTGCCCTCGTCCTATCTGAAATATGCGGTCGATTTCGACCGTGACGGAAAGCGAGACCTGATCCGGAACATTCCCGACGCGCTCGCCTCCACAGCCAATTTCCTCAAGGCCAATGGCTGGCGGCGCGGCGCCGGCTGGGACGAGGGCCAGCCCAACTTTCCCGTTCTGCTCGAATGGAACAAGGCGCGAGTCTACGGCGAGACCATAGCGCGGTTCGCCGACATGCTCGCCGGCGGGTCGGGCGGCGGCGCCGAGTAA
- a CDS encoding Bax inhibitor-1/YccA family protein, which translates to MSNFDRNTAFGAHVARKATAEIDQGLRAYMLGVYNYMTLGLGVTGLVALAAQMLSVTHNAAGRLALTPFGQLIYTSPLRWVIVLAPLAFVFFISARANSMSAATARTLFLTFAALIGLSMSFLLMVYTGASVARVFFITAAAFGGLSLYGYTTNRDLSPVGSFLIMGVWGLVIAGVVNIFLHSSSLQFGLSILSVLIFSGLTAWDTQSIKDQYYAGDGYELAQKKSIFGALQLYLDFINMFQSLLYLFGDRND; encoded by the coding sequence ATGTCCAATTTCGACCGCAACACGGCCTTCGGGGCGCATGTCGCCAGAAAAGCGACTGCGGAAATAGACCAGGGCCTGCGCGCCTATATGCTGGGCGTGTACAACTACATGACGCTCGGCCTCGGCGTCACCGGCCTGGTCGCGCTCGCAGCGCAGATGCTCTCCGTGACTCATAACGCCGCCGGCCGACTGGCGCTCACGCCCTTCGGTCAGCTCATCTACACGAGCCCGTTGCGCTGGGTCATCGTATTGGCGCCGCTGGCCTTCGTGTTCTTCATCAGCGCGCGCGCCAACTCGATGTCGGCGGCGACGGCCCGCACCCTGTTCCTGACCTTCGCGGCCCTCATCGGGCTTTCGATGTCGTTCCTGCTGATGGTTTACACCGGCGCCTCCGTCGCGCGGGTGTTCTTCATCACCGCGGCGGCCTTCGGCGGCCTCAGCCTCTACGGCTACACCACCAACCGCGACCTTTCCCCGGTCGGCTCCTTCCTCATCATGGGCGTGTGGGGCCTGGTGATCGCCGGCGTGGTGAACATCTTCCTGCACAGCTCGAGCCTGCAGTTCGGTCTGTCGATCCTGTCGGTGCTGATCTTCTCCGGGTTGACCGCCTGGGACACTCAGTCCATCAAGGACCAGTATTACGCCGGCGACGGCTACGAGCTCGCCCAGAAGAAGAGCATCTTCGGCGCGCTGCAGCTCTATTTGGATTTCATCAACATGTTCCAGTCGCTGCTCTATCTGTTCGGCGACAGAAACGACTGA
- a CDS encoding DUF2794 domain-containing protein, whose amino-acid sequence MAAGWREKPPVPSASRDASPVVAFDRSELRIIFDLYGPRVANGDWRDYALDFTASKAVFSIFRRSCETPLYRIEKNPALARRQGAYCVIDASGLILRRGHDLARVVGVLNRNLRVVGAE is encoded by the coding sequence ATGGCCGCAGGATGGCGGGAAAAGCCCCCGGTTCCCTCTGCTTCGCGGGACGCTTCGCCGGTCGTCGCCTTCGACCGGAGCGAATTGCGCATCATCTTCGATCTCTACGGGCCGAGGGTGGCGAATGGCGACTGGCGCGATTACGCACTGGACTTCACCGCATCGAAAGCGGTTTTTTCGATCTTTCGCCGAAGCTGCGAAACTCCCCTTTATCGGATCGAGAAAAATCCCGCCCTGGCGAGACGCCAGGGAGCCTACTGCGTGATCGACGCCAGCGGGCTCATCCTGCGCAGGGGCCATGATCTCGCACGCGTCGTCGGCGTGCTCAACCGCAATCTCCGCGTGGTCGGCGCAGAGTGA
- the htpG gene encoding molecular chaperone HtpG translates to MAHSVYSEREVFLRELVSNAADASEKLRYEALSDEALAAQAGAPLVTISLDKDKKTLTVADNGIGMNREELVSALGTIANSGTRAFLDKINADGGGDKGQSLIGQFGVGFYSVFMVADRVEVATRRAGSQEAWLWTSEGKGSYQIAPAQAEEAPAAGTRVTLHLNAESEEFLDAWRIEQALREHSGALAIPIEIAGAPGEEPRRISDGAALWAKPKSEISNEEYADFYRQLGGQFDEPALTVHWRAEGRTEYTVLAFIPGSRPLDLFDPLRKAKSKLYVRRVLISREIQLLPAWLRFVRLVVDSSDIPLNVSREMVQQSPVVAQIGKAIASRIVQELGKLAEAEPEKFAGLWENFGAVIKEGLHEDPQRRDDIFKLARFASTRASEKTRTLKDYVADLRENQTAIYYLVGDDRKRLAHSPQIEEFSARGVEVLLLDDAVDAFWVTSCVGYEGKPFKSVTQGAADLSLVPLKEGEAEQSAGDASAEVAALATRMKEALKEHVDDVRVSTRLRESAVCLIAPEHGLDRQLARLLAEHGQAGALGKPVLEINPRHPAITVLAQAAPGAEVEDGSFMLLDLARIADGEPPVDANAFARRLSARLAKGAA, encoded by the coding sequence ATGGCGCATTCCGTCTATTCCGAGCGCGAGGTGTTCCTGCGCGAGCTGGTCTCCAATGCGGCCGACGCCAGCGAAAAGCTTCGTTACGAAGCGCTGTCCGACGAAGCTCTCGCCGCCCAGGCGGGAGCCCCTCTCGTCACGATCTCGCTGGACAAGGACAAGAAGACTCTGACCGTCGCCGACAACGGGATCGGCATGAACCGCGAAGAACTCGTCTCGGCGCTCGGCACGATCGCAAATTCGGGAACGCGGGCTTTTCTCGACAAGATCAACGCCGACGGCGGCGGGGATAAAGGTCAGAGCCTGATCGGACAGTTCGGCGTCGGCTTCTATTCGGTGTTCATGGTCGCGGACCGGGTCGAGGTGGCCACCCGCCGCGCCGGGTCTCAGGAAGCCTGGTTGTGGACCTCCGAAGGGAAAGGCTCCTATCAAATCGCCCCGGCGCAGGCGGAGGAAGCCCCCGCCGCCGGCACGCGCGTGACGCTTCACCTCAATGCCGAGAGCGAAGAATTCCTCGACGCCTGGCGGATCGAGCAGGCCCTGCGCGAACATTCCGGCGCGCTCGCCATTCCGATCGAGATCGCAGGCGCGCCCGGCGAGGAGCCGCGCCGGATCAGCGACGGCGCCGCCTTGTGGGCCAAGCCCAAATCCGAAATATCGAATGAGGAATACGCCGACTTTTATCGGCAGCTCGGCGGCCAGTTCGACGAACCGGCGCTGACCGTGCATTGGCGGGCCGAGGGGCGCACCGAATATACGGTTCTCGCCTTCATACCCGGCTCCCGTCCGCTGGACCTGTTCGATCCGCTGCGCAAAGCTAAGAGCAAGCTCTATGTGCGCCGCGTGCTGATCTCCAGGGAGATACAATTGCTGCCGGCATGGCTGCGCTTCGTGCGGCTGGTGGTCGACAGCTCCGACATTCCGCTCAATGTCTCTCGCGAAATGGTGCAGCAGAGCCCGGTCGTGGCCCAGATCGGCAAGGCGATCGCCTCGCGCATCGTGCAGGAGCTCGGCAAGCTCGCCGAGGCGGAGCCGGAAAAATTCGCCGGCCTCTGGGAAAACTTCGGGGCCGTGATCAAGGAAGGGCTGCACGAGGATCCGCAGCGCCGCGACGACATCTTCAAGCTCGCCCGCTTCGCCTCTACCCGCGCGAGCGAGAAGACCCGTACGCTGAAAGACTATGTCGCGGACCTCAGGGAGAACCAGACCGCGATCTATTATCTCGTCGGCGACGACCGCAAACGGCTCGCGCATAGTCCCCAGATCGAGGAATTTTCCGCGCGAGGAGTTGAGGTTCTGCTTCTCGACGACGCGGTCGACGCTTTCTGGGTGACGAGCTGCGTCGGCTATGAGGGCAAACCCTTCAAATCGGTCACTCAAGGGGCGGCCGACCTTTCGCTGGTGCCCTTGAAGGAGGGCGAAGCGGAACAATCGGCTGGCGATGCGAGCGCCGAGGTCGCGGCTCTCGCGACCAGGATGAAGGAAGCGCTGAAGGAGCATGTCGACGACGTGCGCGTCTCGACGAGACTGCGTGAGAGCGCAGTCTGCCTGATCGCTCCCGAACATGGCCTCGATCGCCAGCTCGCGCGATTGCTGGCCGAGCACGGACAGGCCGGCGCGCTGGGCAAGCCGGTGCTGGAGATAAATCCGCGCCATCCCGCGATCACGGTCCTGGCGCAGGCGGCCCCTGGGGCCGAGGTCGAAGACGGCAGCTTCATGCTGCTCGATCTCGCACGAATCGCCGATGGCGAGCCTCCGGTCGACGCCAATGCTTTCGCCCGGCGCCTGAGCGCGCGCCTCGCCAAAGGCGCCGCCTGA
- the prmC gene encoding peptide chain release factor N(5)-glutamine methyltransferase, with product MTGGAVPIVTGGVSRAGALEAVARRLSSSGVEEARFDARTLLLAAAGIGPTELVLNPDAPLGEDAARLLSAYAARRAGREPVSRILATRGFWTLDLQVAPLVLDPRADTETLVELSLSLLSGRRHEPLRLLDLGSGSGAIICALLSELPQAYGVAVDLSPAACALTQANLAQCGHAHRASVVRGRWADAIGSRFDLVVSNPPYIKSEDIGGLDPEVRLHDPALALDGGADGLECYREIIGSLGRIVVPGGLGLVEAGAGQAQSIRVLFAGAGLGVVATARDAGGHERAVAARLDA from the coding sequence ATGACCGGCGGCGCCGTTCCGATAGTGACCGGCGGCGTCAGCCGCGCCGGGGCTCTCGAGGCCGTCGCCCGGCGGCTGAGCTCGAGCGGCGTCGAAGAGGCGCGCTTCGATGCCCGAACGCTGCTTCTGGCGGCGGCGGGGATCGGTCCTACGGAGCTGGTGCTGAACCCGGACGCGCCGCTTGGCGAGGACGCCGCTCGCCTCCTGAGCGCCTATGCGGCGAGACGGGCGGGGCGGGAGCCCGTCTCCCGCATCCTGGCGACGCGCGGGTTCTGGACCCTCGATCTTCAGGTCGCGCCTTTGGTGCTCGATCCAAGGGCGGATACGGAGACGCTCGTGGAATTATCCTTGAGTCTTCTCTCCGGCAGGCGCCATGAGCCGTTGAGGCTGCTCGATCTCGGCTCGGGCTCGGGCGCCATAATCTGCGCTCTGCTGAGCGAGCTGCCGCAGGCTTACGGTGTGGCGGTGGATCTCTCCCCCGCCGCCTGTGCGCTGACCCAAGCCAATCTCGCGCAATGCGGCCACGCCCATCGCGCGAGCGTGGTTCGGGGTCGCTGGGCCGACGCGATCGGCTCTCGATTCGATCTCGTCGTCTCGAATCCCCCCTATATAAAAAGCGAGGACATCGGCGGCCTCGACCCCGAGGTTCGCTTGCACGATCCGGCGCTTGCGCTCGACGGCGGGGCCGACGGACTCGAATGCTACAGGGAAATCATCGGGAGCCTGGGCCGAATTGTGGTTCCCGGAGGATTGGGACTCGTGGAGGCGGGCGCCGGACAGGCGCAAAGCATTCGCGTTCTCTTTGCAGGAGCGGGCCTCGGGGTCGTGGCGACGGCCCGTGACGCCGGAGGCCATGAGCGTGCCGTCGCCGCAAGGTTGGATGCGTGA